The window TCGCCGGCTGCCCTGGCACTGGCCGCAGCCTCCGTTAAGGCCCTGGCCAGCCTAGCCTTCATTTCTTGAACTAAATTCACGGTGACCTCCTAAATGGAACTTACTGTGATTTCCAGCTGGTTATAACTTACCCTCTCACAGCCTACTTGCAATTCATATTCTAGATTAATACTTCCACCTGCATCTGTCAAGTGAACTTCTACTTTCGAGGGAAGGATGCTAAGCTTCATGGTGCCGTAAGGGGTGACGTAAAAACCGTCGCTCAGCACGCCTTCTTCAAAGGTGGCCTTGTGCTCGGCGGTTCCCATGCGGTTCAGGATAACCCGACTGGGCTCCACTTTTAGGGAGGTGGTAATACCCTCCATGCCTGCCAAAGCGGATTCGCTATAGAGGATGTAGTAGGAGTTGTCCCGGCTGAAGAGACGGCCTTCGGTGATGAATTCGA of the Thermanaeromonas sp. C210 genome contains:
- a CDS encoding DUF1934 domain-containing protein; amino-acid sequence: MKKEVLLKVKGTQTHAWGEQDSIEFITEGRLFSRDNSYYILYSESALAGMEGITTSLKVEPSRVILNRMGTAEHKATFEEGVLSDGFYVTPYGTMKLSILPSKVEVHLTDAGGSINLEYELQVGCERVSYNQLEITVSSI